The following coding sequences are from one Chanos chanos chromosome 12, fChaCha1.1, whole genome shotgun sequence window:
- the LOC115825603 gene encoding titin homolog, with protein MRAEADAQFSLLDKRKADMMKQQKELDDTLEVVRKERNDLAKMRAEADAQWSLLNHRKEEVIKQQKEVDDSLEILRKDRNDLEKMKVEADAERSLLDRKKLEIIKQQKEVDYSLEIMKKERNDLERMRAEADAQLDLLDKRKSEMMKQQKEIDDSLEVRRKEINDLAKIRAEADAEWSLLQQRKMEIIKQQKEVDDSLEGMRNERNDLVKMRADADAQWSFLEQRKSEMMKQQKELDERSELMKNERNDLAKMRAEADAQKKLLDKRKVDTMQQQKEVDYSLEVLRKERNDLEKMRAEDDVQRTLLDQRKAEIIKQQKEVYDSVEVMRIERNDLVKMRAEADAQWSLLEQRKEEIIKQQKELDDSLEDLRKERNNLEKMRAEADAQFSLLDKRKADMMKQQKELDDTLEVVRKERNDLAKMRAEADAQWSLLNHRKEEVIKQQKEVDDSLEILRKDRNDLEKMRVEADAERSLLDRKKLEIIKQQKEVDYSLEIMKKERNDLERMRAEADAQLDLLDKRKAEMIKQQKEIDDSLEVRRKEINDLAKIRAEADAEWSLLQQRKMEIIKQQKEVDDSLEVLRKERNDLEKMRAEADAQWKLLEQRKVEMIKQQREVADSLEEIRNESNHLAKMRAEADAQKNLLDQKKLEIMQQQREVDGSLEILREESNNLEKMRAEIDAQKNLLEQRKTEIIKQQKEVLDSLEVIRNESNDLVKIRTEAEAQQNLLEQRKVEIMRQQKEVDGSLEVVKKERNDLEKMRTEIDIQWNLLEQRKTEMIKQQKELDDTLKDLRKKRNDLEKMRAEADAEWSLLEQRKAEIVKQQKDMDESLEVQRQQSNNLENMRAEIDAQKNLLEQRKTEIIKQQKEVLDSFEVIRNESNALAKTRSEAQAQQNLLEQRKVEIIRQQKEVDGGLEDLRKGEK; from the coding sequence atgagggctGAAGCTGACGCACAATTCAGCCTACTGGACAAGCGAAAGGCAGACATGatgaagcagcagaaagagTTGGATGACACTTTGGAAGtcgtgagaaaagagagaaatgatcttGCAAAAATGAGGGCTGAAGCTGATGCACAATGGAGCTTGCTGAACCACAGAAAGGAGGAAGTAATCAAGCAACAGAAAGAGGTAGATGACAGCTTGGAAATTCTaagaaaggacagaaatgacCTGGAGAAGATGAAGGTTGAAGCTGATGCAGAGAGGAGCCTGCTGGACCGGAAAAAGCTGGAAATAATTAAGCAGCAAAAAGAGGTGGATTACAGTTTGGAAATcatgaaaaaggaaagaaatgaccTGGAGAGGATGAGGGCTGAAGCAGATGCGCAGTTGGACCTGCTGGACAAGAGAAAGTCAGAAATGatgaagcagcagaaagagataGATGACAGTTTGGAGGTcaggagaaaagagataaaTGATCTTGCGAAGATTAGGGCTGAAGCTGATGCAGAATGGAGCCTGCTGCagcagagaaagatggaaataATCAAGCAACAGAAAGAGGTGGATGACAGTTTGGAAGGCATgcgaaatgagagaaatgatcttGTGAAGATGAGAGCTGACGCTGATGCACAATGGAGCTTCCTGGAGCAGAGAAAGTCAGAAATGatgaagcagcagaaagagCTGGATGAGAGATCAGAACTcatgaaaaatgagagaaatgatcttGCAAAGATGAGAGCTGAAGCTGATGCACAAAAGAAACTGCTGGACAAGAGAAAGGTGGACACAATGCAGCAGCAGAAAGAGGTAGATTACAGTTTGGAAGTCctaagaaaggagagaaatgatctggagaagatgagggctGAAGATGATGTACAAAGAACCCTGCTTGACCAGAGAAAAGCGGAAATAATCAAGCAACAGAAAGAGGTCTATGACAGTGTGGAAGTCATGAGAATAGAGAGAAATGATCTTGTGAAGATGAGGGCTGAAGCTGATGCACAATGGAGCCTACTAgagcagagaaaggaagaaataaTCAAGCAGCAGAAAGAGCTGGATGACAGCTTGGAAGACctcagaaaggagaggaataacctggagaagatgagggctGAAGCTGACGCACAATTCAGCCTACTGGACAAGCGAAAGGCAGACATGatgaagcagcagaaagagTTGGATGACACTTTGGAAGtcgtgagaaaagagagaaatgatcttGCAAAAATGAGGGCTGAAGCTGATGCACAATGGAGCTTGCTGAACCACAGAAAGGAGGAAGTAATCAAGCAACAGAAAGAGGTAGATGACAGCTTGGAAATCCTaagaaaggacagaaatgacctggagaagatgagggTTGAAGCTGATGCAGAGAGGAGCCTGCTGGACCGGAAAAAGCTGGAAATAATTAAGCAGCAAAAAGAGGTGGATTACAGTTTGGAAATcatgaaaaaggaaagaaatgaccTGGAGAGGATGAGGGCTGAAGCAGATGCGCAGTTGGACCTGCTGGacaagagaaaggcagaaatgataaagcagcagaaagagataGATGACAGTTTGGAGGTcaggagaaaagagataaaTGATCTTGCGAAGATTAGGGCTGAAGCTGATGCAGAATGGAGCCTGCTGCagcagagaaagatggaaataATCAAGCAACAGAAAGAGGTGGATGACAGTTTGGAAGTCCtaagaaaggagaggaatgatCTGGAGAAAATGAGGGCTGAGGCTGATGCACAATGGAAACTGCTGGAGCAGAGAAAGGTGGAAATGATCAAGCAGCAGAGAGAGGTGGCTGACAGTTTagaagaaataagaaatgaaaGCAATCATCTTGCAAAGATGAGGGCTGAAGCTGATGCACAAAAGAACCTGCTGGACCAGAAAAAGCTGGAAATAatgcagcagcagagagaggtgGATGGCAGTTTGGAAATTCTAAGAGAGGAGAGCAATAATctggagaagatgagggctGAAATTGATGCACAAAAGAACCTGCTtgagcagagaaagacagaaataatcAAGCAGCAGAAAGAGGTGCTTGACAGTTTGGAAGTAATAAGAAATGAAAGCAATGATCTTGTGAAGATAAGGACTGAAGCTGAGGCTCAACAGAACCTGCTGGAGCAGAGAAAGGTGGAAATAATGCGGCAGCAAAAGGAGGTGGATGGCAGTTTGGAAGTCgtaaaaaaggagagaaatgacctGGAGAAAATGAGGACTGAAATTGATATACAGTGGAACCTGCTGGAGCAGAGAAAAACGGAAATGATCAAGCAGCAGAAAGAGTTGGATGACACTTTGAAGGACctcagaaagaagagaaatgacctggagaagatgagggctGAAGCTGATGCAGAATGGAGCCTGCTGGagcagagaaaggcagaaatagTCAAGCAGCAGAAAGATATGGATGAGAGCTTGGAAGTCCAACGACAGCAGAGCAATAATCTAGAGAATATGAGGGCTGAAATTGATGCACAAAAGAACCTGCTtgagcagagaaagacagaaataatcAAGCAGCAGAAAGAGGTGCTTGACAGTTTCGAAGTAATAAGAAATGAAAGCAATGCTCTTGCGAAGACGAGGTCTGAAGCTCAGGCTCAACAGAACCTGCTGGAGCAGAGAAAGGTGGAAATAATACGGCAGCAGAAGGAGGTGGATGGCGGTTTGGAAGACctcagaaaaggagagaaatga